In one window of Branchiostoma floridae strain S238N-H82 chromosome 14, Bfl_VNyyK, whole genome shotgun sequence DNA:
- the LOC118430962 gene encoding uncharacterized protein LOC118430962, translating into MPKGGGKVRKRQDSASSGAGDGGNNGESASNQSAKNSSSTNGDVRAGSPEKGCCHPVNCSCDDPLDLSKNAVKVICSNEGCPESSYMHDRCFDKWEDSVLDHLSCAPRIVTGRFLRWPKEKRRESLWTIRGYDLVKKAHVEVCKCRCGKGYLRKDTEWRPEEDTTAKKKKQKKGGSSQQQEQQKQQHKQQQQKEQQQQQQKEQQPPTQQQQQVKQAKPTLNHPVVKWPAPYMLPISERSTPPIPEHYIPGLNFEEQNGQKKKKKKKRSKSGKSETSSQNSESKPPTPDDLESQDVEEIVETVDKEEGVVEQLVELGFSRQASEEAVQIHGSMEEALDSLLKSSSSKTNGDNKIVDKELSTVVAPPPRKVDSNGNLTVPYPVQELMSLGFSREDSEAALRIHESLGSAVEYLMAQRQSARYRNNPLGNGFVASQPLAPTVFTPRPLDQFFPQNGPAFPQQQLFLQQNVEVPISQIPTPYSNPTSQLFPSLPPGFLQHQVPTPPQPPPSVPSIDDHVPLEAPAVKTNDKTDMSHAMQRLMDMGFSYRQSEAAFKQHGHLDSALDALISGEFDDFNWETQPKRNANKTDPFTNKVLIENSSSEADTTNQGGTFPSWHPMQSQNFISSLDTFSLPSKVPIGTPASDKQGMPEDPITAISVKVLTDMGFTSEQSYKAIKEHGTVEAALNSLITSAFNQSGSLDTEVYMSDEEDFPESLSPPKLNHSRSAFQPVAPRATQVGPRLTKSAMFPHAATAQAPVSLPKQQPTFSMRASAPVAARPAAPKVVAMNGHHGKAPGATPTPCAALWVGNVTAKVSQADLQTIFGKYGRILSIKIMHAKTCAFVNFTNMADATRARDGLQGTEIGGMELVIRFPDNPIINADGNFLMMKSKLKTGNQTGGQSAGKVSQSQSSYQQGKMKGPVETEFGEECFFYRTTGCHFGKNCSYLHISHHKGVDL; encoded by the exons ATGCCGAAAGGAGGAGGGAAGGTTCGGAAGAGGCAGGATTCGGCTTCGTCGGGAGCGGGAGACGGTGGTAATAACGGGGAGAGTGCGAGCAACCAGTCGGCGAAGAACTCGAGTAGTACCAACGGGGATGTCCGCGCGGGCTCGCCGGAGAAGGGGTGCTGCCATCCCGTTAACTGCTCCTGTGACGACCCGCTGGACTTGTCGAAGAACGCCGTGAAGGTGATCTGTAGTAACGAGGGCTGCCCGGAGAGCTCCTACATGCACGACAGATGTTTTGACAAGTGGGAGGACAGTGTTTTAGACCATCTCTCGTGCGCGCCTCGCATCGTTACAGGAAG GTTTCTTCGATGGCCTAAGGAGAAACGCCGTGAGAGCCTGTGGACCATACGAGGGTATGACCTGGTTAAGAAGGCGCACGTTGAG GTTTGTAAGTGCAGATGTGGGAAAGGCTACTTGCGGAAGGACACAGAGTGGCGTCCAGAAGAAGACACCACTGctaaaaagaagaaacagaagaaggGTGGATCCTCCCAACAGcaggaacaacaaaaacaacaacacaaacaacagcagcagaaagaacaacaacaacagcagcagaaaGAACAACAaccaccaacacaacaacaacaacaagtcaaGCAAGCGAAACCTACCCTGAACCACCCTGTAGTGAAGTGGCCTGCTCCATACATGCTGCCTATTTCTGAAAGGTCGACCCCTCCCATACCGGAACATTACATTCCTGGCCTTAATTTTGAGGAGCAGAACggacagaagaaaaagaagaagaagaaaaggtcAAAGTCGGGGAAAAGCGAGACATCCTCCCAGAACTCTGAGTCCAAACCTCCCACTCCTGACGATCTTGAGAGCCAGGATGTAGAGGAGATAGTAGAAACTGTTGATAAGGAAGAGGGTGTGGTAGAGCAACTAGTAGAGTTGGGTTTCTCCAGACAGGCTAGTGAGGAAGCCGTACAAATACATGGTTCCATGGAGGAAGCTTTAGATTCCCTCCTTAAATCCTCTTCCTCTAAAACAAATGGTGATAATAAAATAGTTGATAAAGAATTAAGCACCGTTGTGGCGCCGCCACCAAGAAAGGTAGACAGCAACGGTAACCTTACTGTGCCTTACCCAGTACAGGAACTTATGTCCCTGGGTTTTTCGAGAGAAGACAGCGAGGCTGCTTTAAGAATTCACGAGTCTTTAGGTTCTGCTGTAGAATATCTAATGGCGCAGCGTCAGTCTGCTCGTTATAGGAATAATCCGCTCGGAAATGGTTTTGTTGCTAGTCAGCCGCTCGCTCCCACTGTCTTTACACCACGGCCTCTTGATCAATTTTTTCCGCAAAATGGTCCCGCTTTCCCCCAGCAGCAATTATTTCTTCAGCAAAACGTTGAAGTTCCCATCTCCCAAATCCCCACTCCGTATTCTAACCCGACATCCCAGCTCTTTCCGAGTTTACCCCCGGGGTTTCTTCAACACCAAgtccccaccccaccccagcCCCCACCCAGTGTTCCCTCAATCGACGACCACGTCCCCCTTGAGGCTCCTGCAGTTAAAACTAATGATAAAACAGACATGTCTCACGCCATGCAGCGTTTAATGGACATGGGCTTTTCTTATAGACAGAGCGAGGCGGCCTTTAAACAACACGGCCATTTAGATTCAGCCCTGGATGCTTTAATATCTGGTGAGTTTGACGATTTTAATTGGGAAACGCAGCCCAAACGTAACGCCAATAAAACCGACCCCTTTACCAACAAGGTGCTAATAGAAAACTCAAGTTCCGAAGCCGATACTACTAACCAGGGTGGCACTTTTCCCTCCtggcatcctatgcagagtCAGAATTTTATATCCTCTTTAGATACTTTTTCCCTCCCATCCAAAGTGCCTATTGGAACGCCAGCATCTGATAAACAGGGCATGCCAGAGGATCCCATAACGGCCATCTCCGTCAAAGTCCTGACAGACATGGGCTTCACTTCGGAGCAGAGCTACAAAGCAATAAAAGAACACGGGACTGTGGAAGCAGCCCTGAACTCTTTAATAACCTCTGCCTTTAACCAAAGTGGCTCTCTTGATACTGAAGTGTATATGTCTGACGAAGAGGATTTTCCAGAGAGTCTAAGCCCGCCCAAGTTGAACCACTCGAGGTCTGCGTTCCAGCCGGTAGCGCCAAGAGCCACGCAGGTTGGACCACGGCTTACCAAAAGTGCCATGTTCCCACATGCTGCTACTGCTCAAGCGCCAGTCTCCTTACCCAAACAGCAGCCGACATTTTCCATGCGTGCGTCTGCGCCGGTTGCGGCAAGGCCGGCAGCGCCGAAGGTCGTCGCCATGAACGGCCATCACGGGAAGGCCCCCGGAGCAACCCCGACCCCGTGCGCCGCCCTATGGGTGGGGAACGTCACCGCCAAAGTCAGCCAGGCCGACCTCCAGACCATCTTCGGCAAGTACGGCCGCATCCTGAGCATCAAGATCATGCACGCCAAAACCTGTGCCTTCGTGAACTTCACAAACATGGCGGACGCCACCAGGGCGCGCGACGGGCTCCAGGGGACGGAGATCGGAGGGATGGAGCTGGTCATCCGTTTCCCGGACAACCCGATCATCAACGCCGACGGCAACTTCCTCATGATGAAGTCCAAACTGAAGACCGGTAACCAGACGGGAGGCCAGTCAGCCGGGAAagtcagccaatcacagagcTCGTACCAGCAGGGGAAGATGAAGGGTCCCGTGGAGACGGAGTTCGGAGAGGAGTGCTTCTTCTATCGCACCACCGGCTGCCATTTTGGAAAGAACTGTTCCTACTTACATATCTCCCACCATAAGGGAGTTGATCTTTGA